The window TAAGGCAATAAGCACCAGCCTCTCACTTGACGAAGTCCTGGGTCTTATAGTAAGTAATGTAGTGAAGGTCATGAATGTCAAAGCAAGCATGCTGCGCTTGCTCGATGAGGATACCAATCAACTGAAGGTGGCTGCCTGCCACGGTTTGAGTGAAGGATACATCAATAAGGGGCCGGTTCTTTCCGATGCAAGTATTGACGATGCCTTCAACGGGAAGGCGGTATCGGTTTATGATATTACGAGGGATGATAAGGCGTTGTACAGGGAGGCTGCAATCGAAGAGGGTATCAGGAGTATCCTTTCCGTTCCGTTGCGTGTTAAGAATAGAGTTATCGGGGTACTGAGGATGTATACCTCTGAGCCGGTAAACTATACCGAGGAGGACCTGAAGTTTGTAACTGCGATTGCAGAACAGGCAGCAATTGCCATCAACAATGCAAGGCTCTTTGAGATGTCGATCTCCAGGGAAAAGGAGTATTTAAGGGCTTTTGAAGAGGTTACCAAAACGGTCAGCTCCACCCTGAATCTCAACGAAGTTCTTGATATGATTGTCAGGAAGCTCCCCAAGGTTATGGGCCTTAAGGCTTCAACCATACGGCTTCTTGACGGCAGGGGAGAAAGGCTGAAACTGGTTGCTGCATACGGACTCAGCGAAGGTTACCTCAACAGGGGGCCTGTAGATGAGGAGGTGAATGTGAGGGAAGCGCTTCAACTGAGGCCCGTAGTAGTCCATGATGTTGCAAGTGATCCGAGGATTATCTACCAGAAAGAGATGTTTGAAGAGGGTATAAAGAGCATGTTGACCCTACCTATAGTT is drawn from bacterium BMS3Abin08 and contains these coding sequences:
- the fhlA_2 gene encoding formate hydrogenlyase transcriptional activator: MPEKNLIPICSWCKKIRVDTDCWENIEIYLTKAGFGVFTHGMCPRCAEKIFEKRVYLQSYQNICKAISTSLSLDEVLGLIVSNVVKVMNVKASMLRLLDEDTNQLKVAACHGLSEGYINKGPVLSDASIDDAFNGKAVSVYDITRDDKALYREAAIEEGIRSILSVPLRVKNRVIGVLRMYTSEPVNYTEEDLKFVTAIAEQAAIAINNARLFEMSISREKEYLRAFEEVTKTVSSTLNLNEVLDMIVRKLPKVMGLKASTIRLLDGRGERLKLVAAYGLSEGYLNRGPVDEEVNVREALQLRPVVVHDVASDPRIIYQKEMFEEGIKSMLTLPIVARGRLLGVLRLLTGVPRYFSDEDVDFVRSLAEVCGIAIDNARMYEDLYKGKKTDLIK